The following are encoded together in the Roseobacter denitrificans OCh 114 genome:
- a CDS encoding SDR family oxidoreductase has protein sequence MRLSGKTAIITGGASGFGAGIARRFIAEGCRVMVADINGDAAAQMAIELGENAVAQKVDVSDGASVDAMAEAAQEVWGDVDILINNAGVTHLPAPMEDVSESDFDRVLAVNVKAVYLTARAFVPRMKARGQGVILNVASTAGVSPRPNLNWYNASKGWMITATKTMAVELAPNGIRVNALNPVAGETPLLKTFLGEDTPEMREKFLSTIPLGRFSSPEDLGNAACYLCSDEATMITGVALEVDGGRCI, from the coding sequence ATGCGACTTTCTGGAAAAACCGCCATTATCACCGGGGGCGCATCCGGGTTTGGCGCAGGTATTGCGCGTAGATTCATCGCAGAGGGCTGCCGCGTGATGGTCGCCGATATCAATGGCGACGCCGCCGCGCAGATGGCAATTGAACTGGGTGAAAACGCGGTGGCACAAAAGGTCGATGTGTCAGATGGCGCTTCGGTCGACGCCATGGCCGAGGCTGCGCAAGAGGTGTGGGGGGATGTTGATATCCTGATCAACAATGCGGGCGTCACCCATTTGCCCGCCCCGATGGAAGACGTGAGCGAAAGCGATTTCGACAGGGTTCTGGCTGTTAACGTCAAAGCGGTCTACCTGACCGCCCGGGCCTTTGTCCCGCGTATGAAAGCGCGCGGGCAGGGGGTTATCCTGAATGTCGCCTCCACCGCTGGCGTGTCGCCGCGACCAAATCTGAATTGGTACAATGCTTCCAAGGGCTGGATGATCACCGCGACCAAAACCATGGCAGTCGAACTTGCCCCCAACGGCATCCGCGTGAACGCGCTGAACCCGGTCGCCGGAGAAACGCCGTTGCTGAAAACCTTTCTGGGCGAAGACACACCGGAGATGCGCGAAAAATTCCTGTCCACCATCCCTCTGGGGCGGTTTTCTTCGCCTGAAGACCTTGGCAATGCGGCCTGTTATCTCTGCTCGGATGAGGCCACGATGATCACTGGCGTTGCCTTGGAAGTCGACGGGGGCCGCTGCATATGA
- a CDS encoding acetoin utilization protein AcuC, which produces MKAPRLIGAEIFRHSSYGRWHPLRVPRVSTVMDLSRAMGWLPPAQFITAPRAKPKALLAWHTADYIAALQRVEATQEATPHDTQRHDIGTVTNPVYPEIFRRPATAAGGSLLAGELLREGGIIYNPPGGTHHGMPDRANGFCYLNDPVLAMLSLRRNGVQRIAYVDIDAHHCDGVAAGFHGDPQCLMISVHEEGLWPRTGLLEDTAGGAGLNLPVPRGLNDTEMAYIRDRLILPQVEAFRPDAVVLLCGADGVEEDPLAHLCLSNNAHWAVTKALMGIAPRMLVLGGGGYNPWSVGRLWTGVWATLNGHDIPDRLPPEAQAVLRALRFEGNRRGKNPPEHWFTTLRDAPRPGPVRSDITDRVAELSRKAARLRLDH; this is translated from the coding sequence ATGAAAGCGCCGCGCCTGATCGGAGCCGAGATTTTTCGACACTCGAGCTATGGACGCTGGCACCCGTTGCGGGTGCCGCGTGTATCCACCGTGATGGATCTGTCGCGTGCCATGGGTTGGCTACCCCCCGCGCAGTTCATCACCGCACCCCGGGCCAAGCCCAAAGCGCTTCTGGCCTGGCACACGGCAGATTACATCGCCGCCTTGCAGCGGGTTGAGGCGACGCAGGAAGCAACTCCGCATGATACGCAGCGCCACGATATCGGCACGGTGACCAATCCCGTCTACCCTGAAATATTTCGACGACCTGCGACGGCGGCGGGGGGCTCACTGCTGGCGGGCGAATTGCTGCGCGAGGGGGGCATCATCTATAACCCGCCCGGGGGGACGCATCACGGGATGCCGGATCGGGCGAACGGGTTTTGCTATCTGAATGATCCGGTGCTCGCCATGCTGAGCCTGCGGCGCAATGGCGTGCAGCGCATTGCCTATGTGGATATCGACGCGCACCATTGTGACGGCGTTGCGGCCGGTTTTCATGGCGATCCGCAGTGTCTGATGATCTCGGTGCACGAAGAAGGGCTTTGGCCCAGAACCGGGCTGCTGGAGGATACAGCGGGAGGGGCAGGCCTGAACCTGCCGGTGCCGCGTGGCCTGAATGATACTGAAATGGCCTACATCCGAGACAGGTTGATCCTTCCGCAGGTTGAGGCGTTCAGACCGGATGCCGTGGTGCTGCTCTGCGGTGCGGATGGCGTCGAAGAAGACCCGTTGGCGCATCTGTGCCTGAGCAACAATGCGCATTGGGCCGTAACCAAGGCGCTGATGGGGATCGCGCCCCGCATGCTCGTGCTGGGCGGTGGCGGATACAATCCGTGGTCGGTTGGGCGACTGTGGACAGGGGTTTGGGCGACGCTCAACGGGCATGACATCCCCGACCGCCTGCCGCCCGAGGCGCAAGCCGTGTTGCGCGCATTGCGGTTTGAGGGCAACCGTCGCGGCAAGAACCCGCCCGAGCACTGGTTCACAACACTGCGTGATGCACCCCGACCCGGTCCGGTGAGATCGGACATCACCGACCGGGTGGCAGAGCTTTCGCGCAAGGCGGCCCGTTTGCGTCTGGACCATTGA
- a CDS encoding GNAT family N-acetyltransferase, which yields MRDDIILSPITQTQHREDALDLAMRATDYATLEVGHAPDGAYIRDFFTAVPPGLGPDCLMHFGVMEGPAMVGMICIAEGYEFPDDWWIGLVLLDPAFRGQGVGHKVVSDIKTRARNRRINLLKLAVLAANPRALKFWHREGFTHHRDAPATPQSDGHDRIVLKYQL from the coding sequence ATGCGGGATGACATCATCCTGAGTCCCATTACGCAGACACAACACCGCGAGGATGCGCTGGATCTTGCCATGCGCGCCACCGATTATGCCACGCTTGAGGTGGGGCACGCCCCTGATGGCGCGTATATACGTGATTTCTTTACCGCTGTGCCACCGGGGCTCGGACCGGATTGCCTGATGCATTTCGGGGTCATGGAAGGCCCGGCGATGGTGGGCATGATCTGCATCGCCGAAGGGTATGAATTTCCCGATGACTGGTGGATCGGGCTGGTGTTGCTTGACCCTGCGTTTCGGGGACAGGGGGTTGGGCACAAAGTCGTCTCAGACATCAAGACACGGGCGCGCAACCGGCGCATCAATCTGCTCAAGCTGGCGGTTTTGGCAGCAAATCCCCGCGCGCTTAAATTCTGGCATCGCGAAGGGTTTACCCATCACCGCGATGCCCCCGCGACACCACAAAGCGATGGACATGACAGGATCGTGCTGAAATACCAGTTGTAG
- the panB gene encoding 3-methyl-2-oxobutanoate hydroxymethyltransferase, translated as MSATARQTAPMPVDIKSRKGGEPIVSLTAYTTPMAQMMDAHCDIVLVGDSLGMVLHGLPSTLEVTMEMMILHGRAVSRGLSRAMMVIDMPFGSYEQSPEQAFESAARLMRETGAGAVKLEGGQHMAQTIEFLVQRGIPVMAHIGLTPQSINTLGGYKVQGRGPQAEVLMQDAKAVAAAGAFSVVLEKTPQGLSDEITASIDIPTIGIGASAGCDGQILVVDDMLGLFTAFKAKFVKRYAELGDLGAAAIAAYAADVRARRFPAPEHVFADAEPKANTKR; from the coding sequence ATGAGTGCGACCGCCAGACAAACAGCCCCCATGCCTGTGGACATAAAGTCCCGCAAAGGCGGCGAACCTATCGTGAGTTTGACGGCTTACACCACCCCGATGGCGCAGATGATGGATGCGCATTGCGACATCGTTCTGGTTGGGGACAGCCTGGGAATGGTGTTGCATGGGCTGCCTTCGACGTTGGAAGTGACGATGGAGATGATGATCCTCCACGGTCGCGCGGTATCGCGTGGGTTGAGCCGTGCGATGATGGTGATCGACATGCCATTCGGCAGCTACGAACAAAGCCCCGAGCAAGCCTTTGAAAGTGCGGCGCGGCTCATGCGGGAAACCGGGGCTGGTGCGGTCAAGCTGGAAGGCGGGCAGCACATGGCGCAGACCATTGAGTTTCTGGTGCAACGTGGCATTCCCGTGATGGCGCATATCGGGCTGACCCCGCAGTCCATCAACACCTTGGGGGGCTACAAGGTGCAGGGGCGCGGCCCGCAGGCCGAGGTGTTGATGCAGGATGCCAAGGCCGTTGCAGCGGCGGGTGCTTTTTCGGTCGTGTTGGAAAAGACACCGCAGGGCTTGTCAGATGAAATCACGGCAAGCATCGACATTCCCACGATCGGGATTGGCGCATCGGCGGGATGTGACGGGCAAATTCTGGTGGTGGATGACATGCTGGGCCTTTTCACGGCCTTCAAGGCGAAATTCGTCAAACGCTATGCTGAACTTGGCGATCTGGGCGCGGCGGCGATTGCCGCTTATGCCGCTGATGTGCGGGCGCGCAGGTTTCCCGCCCCCGAACATGTCTTTGCCGACGCGGAACCCAAGGCTAATACCAAACGATGA
- the panC gene encoding pantoate--beta-alanine ligase: protein MTVPVLRTLSALRSATREWHLAGETIGVVPTMGALHDGHLSLVAAAKSACDRVIVTIFVNPKQFNKASDLASYPRTEEDDARKLARFDVDAVYAPDVSQIYPEGFCTNVSVAGMTDVLCGAHRPGHFDGVATVVTKLFTQTSADKAFFGEKDFQQLMVVQRMARDLDIPIEVVGCPTIREEDGLAMSSRNLLLSDRARTMAPRMHEIMQEAATALGQGAPFDALQATALRQLTAAGFTDVDYFELRSCASLSLLDHASVPARLFAAAWLAGVRLIDNIDVPVAR, encoded by the coding sequence ATGACTGTGCCTGTCTTGCGAACCTTGAGCGCGTTGCGCAGTGCGACGCGAGAGTGGCATTTGGCGGGCGAGACGATTGGCGTCGTGCCCACGATGGGTGCCTTGCACGACGGGCACCTCAGCCTCGTGGCTGCGGCCAAATCGGCATGCGACCGGGTGATCGTGACGATCTTTGTGAACCCCAAACAGTTCAACAAGGCCTCTGATCTTGCGAGCTACCCGCGCACCGAAGAAGATGATGCCCGCAAGCTGGCCCGATTTGATGTCGATGCGGTCTATGCGCCTGATGTCAGTCAGATTTACCCTGAGGGATTTTGCACGAATGTCTCTGTGGCGGGCATGACGGATGTGCTTTGCGGGGCGCACCGGCCCGGCCATTTCGATGGTGTTGCGACCGTTGTGACCAAGCTCTTTACCCAGACTTCTGCCGACAAGGCGTTCTTTGGGGAAAAGGATTTTCAGCAACTCATGGTTGTGCAGCGCATGGCGCGCGATCTGGATATACCGATTGAAGTTGTTGGCTGCCCGACCATCCGCGAAGAAGACGGCCTCGCCATGTCCTCGCGCAATCTGCTGTTGTCGGACCGCGCGCGCACCATGGCGCCGCGCATGCACGAGATCATGCAGGAGGCTGCCACGGCCTTGGGACAGGGTGCGCCCTTTGATGCGTTGCAAGCCACAGCACTCAGGCAGTTGACGGCAGCGGGTTTCACTGACGTGGATTATTTCGAACTGCGCTCCTGTGCTTCGCTGTCGCTTCTTGATCACGCATCCGTACCTGCGCGCCTCTTTGCAGCGGCTTGGCTTGCGGGGGTGCGGCTGATCGACAATATCGACGTGCCGGTGGCGCGCTAA
- a CDS encoding acetylornithine deacetylase/succinyl-diaminopimelate desuccinylase family protein translates to MQPDLAAAIENRRDDLIALTQALIRIPTLNPPGCEYHTICQLIASRLEARGFAIEMIRARGTPGDSDTYPRWNVVARHDGATQGECVHFNSHIDVVEVGQGWTHDPFAGTLQDGRIYGRGACDMKGGLAASIIAVEAFIDTYPDYAGAIEISGTADEESGGYGGVAYLAERGYFDPQRVQHAIIPEPLNKDRICLGHRGGWWAEIETHGEIAHGSMPFLGDCAVRHMGAVLSEFEDKLFPAMALRRTDMPVVPDGARQSTMNINSIHGGQAEQDADFDGLPAHCVPDSCRIVIDRRFLLEEPLDQVRAEVTGLLETLKQTRPDFEYTLTEINSVLPSMTDRDAPIVRVVAQAIEEVIGNPPDYVASPGTYDQKHIDRIGKLKNCIAYGPGILELAHKPDEYVGVDDMIDSAQVMAQSLVTLLTGKAQSV, encoded by the coding sequence ATGCAACCAGACCTCGCCGCAGCCATAGAAAACAGACGAGACGACCTGATCGCCCTCACGCAGGCGCTGATCCGGATCCCGACGCTGAACCCGCCGGGCTGTGAGTATCACACAATCTGCCAGTTGATCGCATCCCGTCTTGAGGCGCGCGGCTTTGCCATCGAGATGATCCGCGCCAGGGGGACACCCGGCGACAGTGACACATACCCAAGGTGGAACGTTGTAGCCCGGCATGATGGGGCCACACAGGGTGAATGCGTGCATTTTAACAGCCATATCGACGTGGTCGAGGTGGGGCAGGGCTGGACCCATGACCCCTTTGCCGGCACGCTGCAGGATGGTCGGATTTATGGCCGCGGTGCTTGTGACATGAAGGGGGGGCTTGCTGCGTCGATCATCGCGGTTGAAGCCTTCATCGACACCTACCCCGATTACGCCGGTGCCATCGAAATTTCAGGCACGGCGGATGAGGAATCGGGTGGATATGGCGGTGTCGCCTATCTTGCAGAGCGGGGGTATTTCGACCCGCAGCGTGTGCAGCATGCGATCATCCCGGAACCTTTGAACAAGGACCGCATCTGCCTTGGGCACCGGGGCGGCTGGTGGGCAGAGATCGAAACCCATGGTGAAATTGCGCATGGCTCCATGCCTTTCCTGGGCGATTGTGCCGTGCGCCATATGGGTGCGGTGCTGTCTGAATTCGAAGACAAGCTGTTCCCCGCCATGGCCCTGCGTCGCACCGATATGCCCGTTGTGCCCGATGGCGCGCGGCAATCCACGATGAACATCAATTCGATCCATGGCGGACAGGCCGAACAGGATGCCGATTTTGACGGGCTGCCCGCGCATTGCGTACCGGACAGTTGCCGCATCGTGATTGACCGCCGTTTCCTGCTGGAAGAACCGCTGGATCAGGTCCGTGCCGAAGTCACCGGCCTGCTTGAAACCCTTAAACAAACACGCCCGGATTTCGAATATACGCTGACCGAGATCAATTCTGTGCTGCCCTCGATGACCGACCGGGACGCGCCGATTGTTCGCGTTGTGGCACAGGCCATCGAAGAGGTGATCGGCAACCCCCCGGACTACGTGGCCTCCCCCGGCACCTATGATCAGAAACACATCGACCGGATCGGCAAGCTGAAAAACTGTATCGCCTATGGGCCGGGTATTCTGGAGCTTGCGCATAAGCCGGATGAATATGTCGGCGTCGATGACATGATCGACAGCGCGCAGGTGATGGCGCAATCGCTGGTCACACTGTTGACGGGCAAGGCCCAGAGCGTCTGA
- a CDS encoding aminotransferase class V-fold PLP-dependent enzyme: protein MPEFAPDLMQDIRSRFAHVDACPFQGPRVFFENAGGALTLNSAVETSAKFAAIPDNQGRDNPAAQALVKIIDRAKSDMALFFSAHGGQFFVGESGTELTFRLIRTAAMGSGAGSIIGSTVEHPASRSAARHWAEQAGKPYISVPHDDATGAVTPAAYAALMTPDVRVATILHTSPVTGIANDVAGISAAIRAVAPDAFIIVDGIQHASHGRIDIAGYDIDGYVISPYKVFSRHGYGVAWVSDRMTALPLEQLIDGPRASWEMGTRDTGAYATFSDVVQYFEWLGTQHTDSDDREQRIRAAGGAIHAHEQVLTHAMLRGTGNLPGLAELPGVTILGGADNPRREGLVCFALDHVPAVEIVEKLNAQGIRTHIRKADHYSGNILSPLGLTSAVRVSLCHYNTLTEVSAFLAAMKDIAARAK, encoded by the coding sequence ATGCCTGAATTCGCCCCCGATCTGATGCAAGACATCCGCAGCCGTTTTGCCCATGTGGACGCCTGCCCCTTTCAGGGCCCGCGCGTCTTTTTCGAAAACGCTGGCGGCGCGCTGACGCTCAATTCGGCGGTTGAGACCTCGGCGAAATTCGCGGCCATTCCCGACAATCAGGGGCGGGACAATCCGGCAGCGCAGGCGCTGGTCAAGATCATCGACCGCGCCAAATCCGATATGGCACTGTTTTTCAGCGCACATGGGGGGCAGTTCTTTGTCGGGGAAAGCGGCACCGAACTGACCTTTCGCCTGATCCGCACGGCGGCGATGGGCAGCGGCGCGGGGTCGATCATCGGGTCCACGGTTGAGCATCCTGCCTCGCGCTCTGCTGCGAGGCATTGGGCGGAACAGGCGGGCAAACCCTATATCTCGGTCCCGCATGACGATGCGACGGGGGCGGTAACACCAGCGGCATATGCGGCGCTGATGACCCCGGATGTCAGGGTCGCGACCATCCTGCACACCTCTCCCGTGACCGGGATTGCAAATGATGTCGCCGGGATCAGCGCAGCCATCCGCGCAGTGGCCCCGGATGCCTTTATCATCGTGGACGGCATTCAGCACGCCAGCCATGGGCGGATTGATATCGCCGGGTACGACATTGATGGCTATGTCATCTCACCCTACAAGGTGTTTTCCCGGCATGGTTATGGCGTGGCATGGGTGTCAGATCGCATGACCGCCCTGCCGCTTGAACAACTGATCGACGGGCCGCGCGCCTCTTGGGAAATGGGCACGCGGGACACCGGGGCCTATGCGACGTTCTCCGATGTGGTGCAGTATTTCGAATGGCTCGGCACGCAGCATACCGACAGCGACGACCGGGAGCAGCGGATCAGGGCCGCAGGCGGCGCGATCCATGCCCATGAACAGGTTTTAACCCACGCGATGCTGCGCGGCACCGGCAATCTGCCCGGCCTTGCGGAACTGCCGGGGGTGACGATCCTTGGCGGAGCGGACAATCCAAGGCGCGAGGGGCTTGTCTGCTTTGCGCTCGACCACGTCCCGGCAGTTGAGATCGTCGAAAAGCTGAACGCGCAGGGCATCCGCACGCATATTCGCAAGGCGGATCACTATTCGGGCAATATCCTTTCGCCGCTGGGGCTGACGTCAGCGGTGCGCGTGTCGCTGTGCCATTACAACACCCTCACCGAGGTCTCGGCCTTTCTGGCCGCCATGAAAGATATCGCTGCTCGGGCCAAGTAG
- a CDS encoding cupin domain-containing protein has translation MKPINLAEKLGQFTSHWDPHVVAQYNDNDVMVVRFQGEFPFHMHADTDDFFLVLQGEMTMDLEDASHVVKAGELFVVPRGVTHRPRAEAECHVLLIEPKGEPNTGDPATAAAKPHI, from the coding sequence ATGAAACCGATCAATCTGGCCGAAAAACTGGGGCAGTTCACCTCTCATTGGGACCCGCATGTGGTCGCGCAGTACAACGACAACGACGTCATGGTCGTGCGGTTTCAGGGTGAATTTCCGTTTCACATGCATGCGGACACGGATGATTTCTTTCTGGTGTTGCAGGGCGAGATGACCATGGATCTTGAGGACGCATCCCATGTGGTCAAAGCGGGCGAACTCTTCGTTGTCCCCAGGGGCGTGACGCATCGCCCCCGTGCCGAGGCTGAGTGTCACGTGCTGCTGATCGAACCCAAGGGGGAGCCGAACACCGGCGATCCGGCCACCGCCGCCGCCAAGCCACATATTTGA
- a CDS encoding P1 family peptidase: MRPGPRNLITDVAGLRVGNAQDHKLKSGATVLTADAPFTASVHVMGGAPGTRETDLLAPDKSVASVDALVLSGGSAFGLEACTGVVDGLRAMGRGFAVGSAIVPIVPGAILFDLINGGVKDWSTNPYPALGRRALDTASDTFEIGTAGAGTGATTATLKGGLGSSSLVLDNGITVGALVAANPFGAVTTPGSRHFFAAPYEMGNEFAGLGPDPTKGHGLPVRTKVLHGTGAGANTTIAIVATDAALDKAQCQRMAIAAHDGMARAIVPSHTPMDGDLVFALSTGGKALADLDMIGHGAALCLTRAIARAVYAATPQPGDLLPSWHDLPIS; this comes from the coding sequence ATGCGGCCCGGCCCGCGCAACCTGATCACGGATGTTGCTGGCCTGCGGGTCGGCAATGCGCAGGATCACAAGCTCAAATCAGGGGCAACAGTGCTGACCGCTGATGCGCCGTTCACCGCGTCCGTGCATGTGATGGGCGGTGCGCCCGGCACCCGCGAAACGGACCTGCTGGCCCCGGATAAATCGGTCGCATCGGTCGATGCGCTGGTGCTGTCCGGCGGCTCTGCCTTTGGTCTTGAGGCCTGCACGGGCGTGGTGGATGGGCTGCGTGCCATGGGTCGCGGGTTTGCCGTTGGGTCCGCTATCGTTCCGATCGTGCCCGGCGCGATCCTGTTCGACCTGATCAATGGCGGGGTCAAGGACTGGAGCACCAACCCCTACCCCGCTTTGGGCCGCCGCGCGCTGGACACCGCAAGCGATACGTTCGAGATCGGCACAGCAGGGGCCGGGACAGGCGCGACCACCGCCACCCTGAAAGGGGGGCTCGGCTCATCTTCCCTCGTGTTGGACAATGGCATTACCGTCGGGGCGCTGGTCGCCGCGAACCCCTTTGGAGCGGTCACGACACCCGGCAGTCGCCATTTCTTTGCCGCGCCTTATGAAATGGGCAACGAATTCGCAGGGCTGGGGCCGGACCCGACAAAGGGGCATGGTTTACCCGTCCGGACGAAAGTGCTGCATGGCACCGGCGCGGGCGCGAACACCACAATCGCGATTGTCGCCACCGATGCGGCCCTCGACAAGGCGCAGTGTCAGCGCATGGCGATCGCCGCGCATGATGGGATGGCGCGCGCGATTGTGCCCAGCCATACGCCCATGGATGGTGATCTGGTTTTCGCCCTATCGACCGGCGGGAAAGCCTTGGCCGACCTTGACATGATCGGCCATGGTGCAGCGCTGTGCCTCACGCGCGCGATTGCCCGCGCTGTTTACGCCGCAACGCCGCAACCGGGTGATCTGCTACCAAGCTGGCACGACCTGCCGATCTCCTAA